The following are encoded in a window of Kitasatospora sp. NBC_01250 genomic DNA:
- a CDS encoding acyl-ACP desaturase has product MTIAPAQRTGSTAWTDARLILALEEVVETELNRHLKVAKEWMPHEYIPWSQGRDFDGVLGGEAWEVGQSKVTPLGRVSLVVNLLTEDNLPSYHHEIASMFGREGAWGTWVHRWTAEEGRHGIALRDYLLATRAVDPVALERSRMEHMSAGFESDNAHSMLHSVAYVAFQELATRISHRNTGHYAGDPLCEQLLAKIANDENLHMVFYRNLLKAALDLAPDLALQAIRDVVTDFRMPGHGMSGFERAAAQIAIGGIYNLRIHHDDVLQPVLRHLKVMELGGLGPAGLQAQQELGLYLDGLDTQATRFDERQAALLARRAEAAERRAAG; this is encoded by the coding sequence GTGACCATCGCCCCCGCCCAGCGCACCGGCTCGACCGCCTGGACCGATGCCCGGCTGATCCTCGCTCTGGAAGAGGTGGTCGAGACCGAGCTCAACCGCCACCTGAAGGTCGCCAAGGAGTGGATGCCGCACGAGTACATCCCGTGGAGCCAGGGGCGGGACTTCGACGGCGTGCTCGGCGGCGAGGCCTGGGAGGTCGGCCAGTCCAAGGTGACCCCGCTCGGCCGGGTCTCGCTGGTCGTCAACCTGCTGACCGAGGACAACCTCCCCAGCTACCACCACGAGATCGCCTCCATGTTCGGCCGCGAGGGCGCCTGGGGGACCTGGGTGCACCGCTGGACGGCCGAGGAGGGCCGGCACGGCATAGCGCTCCGGGACTACCTGCTGGCCACCCGGGCGGTGGACCCGGTGGCTCTGGAGCGCTCCCGGATGGAGCACATGTCGGCCGGCTTCGAGTCCGACAACGCGCACAGCATGCTGCACTCGGTGGCCTACGTGGCCTTCCAGGAGCTCGCCACCCGGATCTCGCACCGCAACACCGGCCACTACGCCGGCGACCCGCTCTGCGAGCAGCTGCTGGCGAAGATCGCCAACGACGAGAACCTGCACATGGTCTTCTACCGCAACCTGCTCAAGGCGGCGCTGGACCTGGCCCCGGACCTGGCCCTGCAGGCCATCCGCGACGTGGTGACCGACTTCCGGATGCCCGGCCACGGCATGTCCGGCTTCGAGCGCGCGGCCGCGCAGATCGCCATCGGCGGCATCTACAACCTGCGGATCCACCACGACGACGTGCTCCAGCCGGTGCTGCGGCACCTCAAGGTGATGGAGCTGGGCGGCCTCGGCCCGGCGGGCCTGCAGGCCCAGCAGGAGCTCGGTCTCTACCTCGACGGGCTGGACACCCAGGCCACCCGGTTCGACGAGCGCCAGGCCGCGCTGCTGGCCCGCCGGGCCGAGGCCGCGGAGCGCCGGGCGGCCGGCTGA
- a CDS encoding sensor histidine kinase, which translates to MTTPPTTGGPSGSSRTLPPRPGHPPRPEQPPRPAAAEQHAPYRPGEGLSWLPFRPTIRIRLTLLYGGMFLMAGVVLLLLMYVLVRNAFQSPTLPPIFIDPSITARINNQVVTGDQFNQYLQNQMRLGQHSELDLLLRQALTVLVVLAVIAFAAGYAMAGRVLRPLGRITRAAREVAGSDLHRRIELEGPDDELKELADTFDEMLDRLDRSFDSQRRFVANASHELRTPLAINRTLLEVQLSDPNTSADLQQLGKTLLATNERSEQLVEGLLLLARSDNELVDRRPVELSEVALRAVEQTRAEAADREVEIRSELHQVAVSGNGVLLERIALNLLQNAVRYNVADGWVEITTAPRPGGFGELVVSNTGPVVPGYELEHIFEPFRRVKGADRTRSDKGVGLGLSIVRSVVRAHGGSIEAAARPGGGLTMRVRIPGS; encoded by the coding sequence ATGACCACCCCGCCCACCACCGGCGGGCCCTCCGGCAGTTCCCGCACGTTGCCGCCGCGGCCCGGCCACCCACCGCGTCCCGAGCAGCCGCCGCGTCCGGCCGCCGCGGAGCAGCACGCCCCTTACCGGCCCGGCGAGGGGCTGAGCTGGCTGCCCTTCCGGCCGACCATCAGGATCCGCCTCACCCTGCTCTACGGCGGCATGTTCCTGATGGCAGGGGTGGTGCTGCTGCTGCTCATGTACGTCCTGGTGCGCAACGCCTTCCAGAGCCCCACCCTGCCGCCGATCTTCATCGATCCGAGCATCACGGCCCGGATCAACAACCAGGTGGTGACCGGCGACCAGTTCAACCAGTACCTGCAGAACCAGATGAGGCTCGGGCAGCACAGCGAGCTCGACCTGCTGCTGCGCCAGGCGCTGACCGTGCTGGTCGTGCTCGCCGTGATCGCCTTCGCGGCCGGCTACGCGATGGCGGGGCGGGTGCTGCGCCCGCTGGGCCGGATCACCCGCGCCGCCCGCGAGGTGGCCGGTTCCGACCTGCACCGCCGGATCGAGCTGGAGGGGCCCGACGACGAGCTCAAGGAGCTCGCCGACACCTTCGACGAGATGCTCGACCGGCTGGACCGCTCCTTCGACTCCCAGCGCAGGTTCGTCGCCAACGCCTCGCACGAGCTGCGCACCCCGCTGGCGATCAACCGGACGCTGCTGGAGGTGCAGCTCTCCGATCCCAACACCTCGGCCGACCTGCAGCAGCTCGGCAAGACGCTGCTGGCCACCAACGAGCGCAGCGAGCAGTTGGTGGAGGGCCTGCTGCTGCTGGCCCGCAGCGACAACGAGCTGGTCGACCGGCGGCCGGTCGAGCTGTCCGAGGTGGCGCTGCGGGCGGTCGAGCAGACCCGCGCGGAGGCGGCCGACCGGGAGGTGGAGATCCGCTCCGAGCTGCACCAGGTGGCGGTCTCGGGCAACGGCGTGCTGCTGGAGCGGATCGCGCTCAACCTGCTGCAGAACGCGGTGCGCTACAACGTCGCCGACGGCTGGGTGGAGATCACCACCGCGCCCCGCCCCGGCGGCTTCGGCGAGCTGGTGGTGAGCAACACCGGGCCGGTGGTCCCGGGCTACGAGCTGGAGCACATCTTCGAGCCGTTCCGGCGGGTCAAGGGCGCGGACCGGACGCGCAGCGACAAGGGCGTCGGGCTCGGCCTGTCGATCGTCCGCTCGGTGGTCCGTGCGCACGGCGGCTCCATCGAGGCCGCGGCGCGCCCGGGCGGGGGGCTGACCATGCGGGTACGAATCCCCGGAAGCTGA
- a CDS encoding response regulator transcription factor, whose product MRVLVVEDEQLLAEAVATGLRREAMAVDVVYDGEAALQRIAVNDYDVVVLDRDLPLVHGDDVCRSVVEQGLATRVIMLTASGDISDRVEGLEIGADDYLPKPFAFSELVARVRALGRRATVPLPPVLDRAGITLDPGRREVLRDGRSIQLAPKEFAVLEVLMRAGGAVVSAEQLLEKAWDEHTDPFTNVVRVTVMTLRRKLGDPAVIVTVPGSGYRI is encoded by the coding sequence GTGCGGGTTCTTGTCGTCGAGGACGAGCAGCTGCTCGCCGAAGCCGTGGCCACCGGTCTGCGCCGGGAGGCCATGGCCGTCGACGTGGTGTACGACGGCGAGGCCGCGTTGCAGCGGATCGCGGTCAACGACTACGACGTCGTGGTGCTCGACCGGGACCTGCCGCTGGTGCACGGCGACGACGTCTGCCGCAGCGTGGTGGAGCAGGGCCTGGCGACCCGGGTGATCATGCTGACGGCCTCCGGGGACATCAGCGACCGGGTCGAGGGCCTGGAGATCGGCGCTGACGACTATCTGCCCAAGCCGTTCGCTTTCAGCGAACTCGTGGCCCGGGTGCGCGCGCTGGGCCGACGCGCCACCGTCCCGCTGCCGCCGGTCCTGGACCGGGCCGGGATCACCCTCGACCCCGGCCGCCGCGAGGTGTTGCGCGACGGCCGCTCGATCCAGCTGGCGCCGAAGGAGTTCGCCGTCCTCGAGGTCCTGATGCGGGCCGGCGGGGCGGTGGTCTCCGCGGAGCAGCTGCTGGAGAAGGCCTGGGACGAGCACACGGACCCGTTCACCAACGTGGTGCGGGTGACCGTGATGACCCTGCGGCGAAAGCTCGGCGATCCCGCCGTGATCGTCACCGTGCCCGGTTCCGGCTACCGGATCTGA
- a CDS encoding inositol monophosphatase family protein, whose protein sequence is MPSDRQQSDRPQPDAALLDELLALALEAARLAGALLRDGRPADLGVAATKSSPVDVVTEMDLASEKLIVELITGRRPQDGYLGEEGTERSGTSGVRWVVDPLDGTVNYLYGLPNWGVSVAAEYHGQVVVGVVDAPARRELFQAVLGRGATLDGRTLSGRPTPPWGQALVATGFNYVLPNRVHQAEVLHRLMPEVRDIRRGGAAAIDLCDLAAGRLDGYYERGLAPWDLAAGGLIAREAGLFTGGRPGEPASGELVVAAGPGVFEPLQARLEELGAWHD, encoded by the coding sequence ATGCCGAGCGACCGGCAGCAGTCCGACCGGCCCCAGCCCGACGCCGCCCTGCTCGACGAACTGCTCGCGCTCGCTCTGGAGGCCGCCCGGCTGGCCGGGGCGCTGCTGCGCGACGGCCGCCCCGCCGACCTGGGCGTCGCGGCCACCAAGAGCAGCCCGGTCGACGTGGTCACCGAGATGGACCTGGCCTCCGAGAAGCTGATCGTGGAGCTGATCACCGGCCGTCGCCCGCAGGACGGCTACCTGGGCGAGGAGGGCACCGAGCGGTCGGGCACCAGCGGGGTGCGCTGGGTGGTCGACCCGCTCGACGGAACGGTCAACTACCTTTACGGGCTGCCGAACTGGGGCGTCAGTGTGGCTGCCGAGTACCACGGGCAGGTCGTGGTCGGTGTGGTCGACGCCCCGGCCAGGAGGGAGCTGTTCCAGGCGGTGCTGGGCCGTGGCGCCACGCTGGACGGGCGCACGCTGAGCGGGCGGCCCACTCCGCCCTGGGGGCAGGCGCTGGTCGCCACCGGTTTCAACTACGTGCTGCCGAACCGGGTGCACCAGGCCGAGGTACTGCACCGCCTGATGCCCGAGGTGCGGGACATCCGGCGCGGGGGAGCGGCCGCCATCGACCTCTGCGACCTGGCGGCGGGCCGGCTGGACGGCTACTACGAGCGCGGCCTGGCCCCGTGGGACCTGGCGGCCGGTGGCCTGATCGCCCGCGAGGCGGGCCTGTTCACCGGGGGCCGACCCGGCGAGCCGGCCTCCGGTGAGCTGGTGGTGGCTGCCGGACCCGGCGTCTTCGAGCCGTTGCAGGCGCGGCTGGAGGAGCTGGGCGCCTGGCACGACTGA
- a CDS encoding ferrochelatase: MPEIHSEPAPAAAAPYDALLLLSFGGPEGPEEVVPFLENVTRGRGIPKERLAEVGQHYFRFGGISPINEQNRELLAALRADFAAAGLELPVYWGNRNWAPFLVDTLREMAEDGHRRIAVLATSAYAGYSGCRQYRENLADALATLAAEGRPALRVDKLRHFYNHPGFVEPMIDATLAALAELPADLREGAELAFTTHSIPTAMAESSGAPEDPARGTAGGAYVAQHLSVAELVAEAVAKATGVADRPWQLVYQSRSGAPHIPWLEPDICDHLAERQQDGARAVVMIPIGFVSDHMEVKYDLDTEAVAKAAELGLPVARAATVGTDPRFTAAVRELVLERAATERGLAPRRCALGALGASHDVCAVDCCPNPRAPRPAAAQA, encoded by the coding sequence ATGCCCGAGATCCACAGCGAGCCCGCCCCGGCCGCCGCCGCTCCCTATGACGCCCTGCTGCTGCTCTCCTTCGGCGGCCCGGAAGGGCCCGAGGAGGTGGTGCCGTTCCTGGAGAACGTGACCCGGGGCCGCGGCATCCCCAAGGAGCGGCTGGCCGAGGTCGGCCAGCACTACTTCCGCTTCGGCGGGATCAGCCCGATCAACGAGCAGAACCGCGAACTGCTCGCCGCGCTGCGCGCCGACTTCGCAGCGGCCGGCCTGGAACTGCCGGTCTACTGGGGCAACCGGAACTGGGCGCCGTTCCTGGTCGACACCCTGCGGGAGATGGCTGAGGACGGCCACCGCCGGATCGCGGTGCTCGCCACCAGCGCCTACGCCGGCTACTCGGGCTGCCGCCAGTACCGGGAGAACCTGGCCGACGCGCTCGCCACGCTGGCCGCGGAGGGCCGCCCGGCGCTGCGGGTGGACAAGCTGCGGCACTTCTACAACCACCCCGGCTTCGTCGAGCCGATGATCGACGCGACCCTGGCGGCGCTGGCCGAGCTGCCCGCCGACCTGCGCGAGGGCGCCGAGCTCGCCTTCACCACCCACTCGATCCCCACCGCGATGGCCGAGAGCTCCGGGGCGCCCGAGGACCCGGCGCGCGGCACCGCGGGGGGCGCGTACGTGGCCCAGCACCTGTCGGTGGCCGAGCTGGTCGCCGAGGCGGTCGCCAAGGCCACCGGCGTGGCCGACCGCCCGTGGCAGCTGGTCTACCAGTCGCGCAGCGGGGCCCCGCACATCCCGTGGCTGGAGCCGGACATCTGCGACCACCTGGCGGAGCGTCAGCAGGACGGCGCCCGGGCCGTGGTGATGATCCCGATCGGCTTCGTCTCGGACCACATGGAGGTCAAGTACGACCTCGACACCGAGGCGGTCGCCAAGGCCGCCGAACTCGGCCTGCCGGTGGCCCGGGCGGCCACGGTCGGCACCGACCCGCGCTTCACCGCCGCCGTGCGCGAGCTGGTGCTGGAGCGGGCGGCCACCGAACGCGGCCTGGCGCCCCGGCGCTGCGCCCTGGGCGCACTCGGCGCCAGCCACGACGTGTGCGCCGTGGACTGCTGCCCCAACCCGCGCGCCCCCCGGCCTGCCGCCGCGCAGGCCTGA
- a CDS encoding MFS transporter — protein sequence MLSNYRQIFAAPGSLAFSATGFLSRLPISMVGIGIVTMLSQLRGSYGVAGAVSAVMALAAAAIGPQISRLVDRHGQRRVALPATAATTVSTVALLLCARSGAPDWTLFLSAVGMGTMPSTGALVRARWAHLYRSDPGKLHTAYALESVVDEIIFIVGPILSIGLATSFFPEAGVLLAGIFLAAGVLLFTAQRGTEPPVHRTARESGGSAIRSPGLRVLMLTFIATGAIFGAVEVVTVAFAQAQGHKGAASLVLAVYALGSGLAGAVFGTLHPRGPADRRFQLGIGVMALSMLPLVLAARWCTGPVGMLAVGAALFLSGLSIAPTMITTMGLVARLVPPAQLTEGMSWTTTGLALGVAGGSSLAGWRVDAAGAAAGYQVPMAAAAFGVLVALAGGQRLRTAGAEPAPVEPGTLAPSGEPARP from the coding sequence GTGCTGTCCAACTACCGCCAGATCTTCGCCGCCCCCGGCAGCCTCGCCTTCTCGGCGACCGGCTTCCTCTCCCGCCTGCCGATCTCCATGGTCGGCATCGGGATCGTCACCATGCTCTCCCAGCTGCGCGGCTCCTACGGGGTGGCCGGCGCGGTCTCGGCGGTGATGGCGCTGGCGGCCGCGGCCATCGGGCCGCAGATCTCCCGGCTGGTCGACCGGCACGGCCAGCGCCGGGTGGCGCTGCCCGCGACCGCGGCCACCACCGTGTCCACCGTCGCGCTGCTGCTCTGCGCGCGCTCCGGCGCCCCCGACTGGACGCTCTTCCTCAGCGCGGTCGGCATGGGCACCATGCCGAGCACCGGGGCGCTGGTGCGGGCCCGCTGGGCGCACCTCTACCGCTCGGACCCGGGCAAGCTGCACACCGCCTACGCGTTGGAGTCGGTGGTCGACGAGATCATCTTCATCGTCGGGCCGATCCTCTCGATCGGCCTGGCCACCTCGTTCTTCCCGGAGGCCGGCGTGCTGCTGGCCGGGATCTTCCTCGCGGCCGGGGTGCTGCTCTTCACCGCGCAGCGCGGCACCGAGCCGCCGGTGCACCGCACGGCCCGGGAGTCGGGCGGCTCGGCGATCCGCTCGCCCGGACTGCGGGTGCTGATGCTCACCTTCATCGCCACCGGAGCGATCTTCGGTGCGGTCGAGGTGGTCACCGTCGCCTTCGCCCAGGCACAGGGGCACAAGGGTGCCGCCAGCCTGGTGCTGGCCGTCTACGCGCTCGGTTCGGGCCTGGCCGGGGCCGTCTTCGGCACGCTGCACCCGCGCGGCCCGGCCGACCGGCGGTTCCAGCTGGGCATCGGGGTGATGGCGCTGAGCATGCTGCCGCTGGTGCTGGCCGCGCGCTGGTGCACCGGTCCGGTGGGCATGCTCGCGGTGGGCGCCGCGCTCTTCCTCTCCGGGCTCTCGATCGCCCCGACCATGATCACCACCATGGGGCTGGTCGCCCGGCTGGTGCCGCCCGCCCAGCTGACCGAGGGGATGAGCTGGACCACCACCGGGCTCGCCCTCGGCGTGGCCGGCGGCTCCTCGCTGGCCGGCTGGCGGGTGGACGCCGCCGGGGCGGCGGCCGGCTACCAGGTGCCGATGGCCGCGGCGGCCTTCGGCGTGCTGGTCGCCCTGGCCGGCGGCCAGCGGCTGCGCACGGCCGGCGCGGAGCCCGCACCGGTGGAGCCGGGCACGCTGGCCCCGTCGGGCGAGCCCGCGCGACCATAG
- a CDS encoding D-arabinono-1,4-lactone oxidase — MPATITAGRWTNWAGNQSAAPAQVVSPGSAEELAAVVRQAAEQGRTVKAIGSGHSFTAIASAEGGVLVRPEGLCAVHELDRAAGTVTVEAGLPLNRLNRLLATAGLALTNMGDIDVQTVAGATSTGTHGTGRDSASLAAQIKAVELVLADGSVRRCSPTEDPELFAGARLGLGALGVLSTVTFGVEPAFLLTAQEQPMGFAEVLDRFEELSSVNEHFEFYWFPHTDRCSTKRNNRSHGPAAPLPAAKAWLEDDFLSNTVWEGACRIGRAFPRTIPVIATVASRAWSERSYTDTAHKVFTSPRKVRFIEMEYAVSRAAATEVLRELKALVERSDWRISFPVEVRCAPADDLWLSTANGRDTVYIAVHLYRGTAEQGYFTAVEQLMTAYQGRPHWGKLHSRDAEYLADVYPHFKDFTALRDRVDPERRFANAYLRRVLGA; from the coding sequence ATGCCCGCCACCATCACCGCCGGCCGCTGGACCAACTGGGCGGGCAACCAGAGCGCCGCGCCGGCTCAGGTGGTCAGCCCCGGTTCGGCCGAGGAGTTGGCCGCGGTGGTCCGGCAGGCCGCCGAGCAGGGCCGCACCGTCAAGGCCATCGGGTCCGGTCACTCCTTCACGGCGATAGCCTCGGCCGAGGGCGGCGTACTGGTGCGGCCCGAGGGGCTGTGCGCCGTGCACGAGCTGGACCGGGCCGCCGGTACGGTCACCGTGGAGGCCGGCCTGCCGCTCAACCGGCTCAACCGGCTGCTGGCCACGGCCGGACTGGCGCTGACCAACATGGGCGACATCGACGTGCAGACCGTGGCCGGCGCGACCAGCACCGGTACCCACGGCACCGGCCGCGACTCGGCCTCACTGGCCGCGCAGATCAAGGCGGTCGAGCTGGTGCTGGCCGACGGCTCCGTCCGCCGCTGCTCCCCCACCGAGGACCCGGAGCTCTTCGCGGGCGCCCGGCTGGGCCTGGGCGCGCTCGGCGTGCTCAGCACGGTCACCTTCGGGGTCGAGCCGGCCTTCCTGCTCACTGCCCAGGAGCAGCCGATGGGCTTCGCCGAGGTGCTCGACCGGTTCGAGGAGCTGAGCTCGGTCAACGAGCACTTCGAGTTCTACTGGTTCCCGCACACCGACCGGTGCAGCACCAAGCGCAACAACCGCAGCCACGGGCCGGCCGCCCCGCTGCCCGCCGCCAAGGCCTGGCTGGAGGACGACTTCCTCTCCAACACCGTCTGGGAGGGCGCCTGCCGGATCGGCCGCGCCTTCCCCCGCACCATCCCGGTCATCGCCACCGTCGCCAGCCGGGCCTGGTCCGAGCGCAGCTACACCGACACGGCGCACAAGGTGTTCACCAGCCCGCGCAAGGTGCGCTTCATCGAGATGGAGTACGCGGTGTCGCGCGCGGCGGCCACCGAGGTGCTGCGCGAGCTGAAGGCACTGGTGGAGCGCAGCGACTGGCGGATCAGCTTCCCCGTGGAGGTGCGCTGCGCCCCGGCCGACGACCTGTGGCTCTCCACCGCCAACGGCCGCGACACCGTCTACATCGCCGTCCACCTCTACCGGGGCACCGCCGAGCAGGGCTACTTCACGGCCGTCGAGCAGCTGATGACGGCGTACCAGGGCCGCCCGCACTGGGGCAAGCTGCACAGCCGGGACGCCGAGTACCTGGCCGACGTCTACCCGCACTTCAAGGACTTCACGGCGCTGCGCGACCGGGTCGACCCGGAGCGGCGGTTCGCCAACGCCTACCTGCGCCGGGTGCTTGGGGCGTAG
- the sepH gene encoding septation protein SepH, which yields MTSAGTTREVTVPELRVVAVSNDGTRLVLKAADSTEYTLAIDERLRAAIRGDRPRLGQIEIEVESHLRPRDIQARIRAGASAEEVAQAAGISVDRVRRFEGPVLAERAFMAERARKTPIRRPGESTGPQLGEAVGERLVLRAAEKDTERWDSWRRDDGTWEVVLSYRSDGEGRTASWTYDPPRRLVQPNDDEARALIGESVEREEESVFPFIPRIARLPHDRPLRPMIERPSADRIMSPPDRLPAREAVAAAESRDSLTSLLDVVPAFRGDLAVGPSAIEAAPVEEEQEVEEPAAAAAAAPAVGAGSAYADILMPRAVAPHRERLVGTTDRQAEADGVRPGRRATVPSWDEIVFGSRRKKTE from the coding sequence GTGACGTCGGCAGGCACCACCCGGGAGGTAACCGTGCCCGAACTGCGCGTCGTGGCCGTCAGCAACGACGGCACACGGCTGGTGCTCAAGGCTGCCGACAGCACGGAGTACACCCTCGCCATCGACGAGCGGCTGCGCGCTGCCATCCGCGGTGACCGCCCGCGCCTCGGCCAGATCGAGATCGAGGTCGAGAGCCACCTGCGCCCGCGCGACATCCAGGCGCGGATACGAGCCGGTGCCTCCGCCGAGGAGGTCGCCCAGGCGGCCGGCATCTCGGTCGACCGGGTGCGCCGCTTCGAGGGCCCGGTGCTCGCCGAGCGTGCCTTCATGGCCGAGCGCGCCCGTAAGACCCCCATCCGCCGCCCCGGCGAGTCCACCGGCCCGCAGCTCGGCGAGGCCGTCGGCGAGCGCCTGGTGCTGCGCGCGGCCGAGAAGGACACCGAGCGCTGGGACTCCTGGCGGCGCGACGACGGCACCTGGGAGGTCGTCCTCTCCTACCGCTCGGACGGCGAGGGCCGCACCGCGAGCTGGACCTACGACCCGCCCCGGCGGCTGGTCCAGCCCAACGACGACGAGGCCCGCGCACTGATCGGCGAGAGCGTCGAGCGCGAGGAGGAGTCGGTCTTCCCGTTCATCCCGCGGATCGCCCGGCTGCCCCACGACCGACCGCTGCGCCCGATGATCGAGCGGCCCTCCGCCGACCGGATCATGTCGCCGCCCGATCGGCTGCCGGCCCGCGAGGCCGTCGCGGCCGCCGAGAGCAGGGATTCGCTGACCAGCCTGCTGGACGTGGTCCCCGCGTTCCGCGGCGACCTGGCGGTGGGCCCCTCGGCGATCGAGGCCGCCCCGGTGGAGGAGGAGCAGGAGGTCGAGGAACCGGCCGCCGCTGCCGCCGCCGCCCCGGCCGTCGGCGCGGGCTCGGCGTACGCGGACATCCTGATGCCACGCGCGGTCGCCCCGCACCGTGAGCGGCTGGTCGGCACCACCGACCGCCAGGCCGAGGCGGACGGCGTGCGCCCGGGCCGCCGGGCCACCGTGCCCAGCTGGGACGAGATCGTCTTCGGCAGCCGCCGCAAGAAGACGGAGTAG
- a CDS encoding sulfurtransferase — protein MDKNSALKSPLITVDDLVKELAGERPPVLLDIRWQLTAPAAGAGGATGRGAAVGAAEYAAGHLPGAVFVDLDEVLAAPPGAGGRHPLPDPDGLGAALRLAGVSVDRPVVVYDGGPATSAARAWWVLSWAGHPEVRVLDGGFAAWRAAGQPESTEAPEPAPGDFTPSPGRLPTLDADQAAELARTGLLLDARAGERYRGEVEPLDPRAGHIPGAVSAPTFENNAADGRFKPAAELVERFRALGVEEQEAGGQQVGVYCGSGVTAAHQALALAVAGHRAALYPGSWSEWSNDPHRPVATGADRG, from the coding sequence ATGGACAAGAATTCCGCGCTGAAATCCCCGCTGATCACGGTCGACGACCTGGTGAAGGAACTGGCCGGCGAGCGACCGCCGGTGCTGCTGGACATCCGCTGGCAGCTGACGGCGCCCGCCGCCGGAGCGGGCGGCGCCACCGGGCGGGGCGCGGCGGTCGGCGCCGCCGAGTACGCGGCCGGACACCTGCCCGGCGCCGTCTTCGTGGACCTGGACGAGGTGCTGGCCGCGCCGCCCGGGGCCGGTGGCCGCCACCCGCTGCCCGATCCCGACGGGCTCGGTGCGGCGCTGCGCCTGGCCGGGGTGTCGGTGGACCGGCCGGTGGTGGTCTACGACGGGGGACCGGCCACCTCGGCCGCCCGCGCCTGGTGGGTGCTGAGCTGGGCGGGGCACCCGGAGGTCCGGGTGCTGGACGGCGGCTTCGCGGCCTGGCGCGCGGCCGGACAGCCGGAGAGCACCGAGGCGCCCGAGCCCGCCCCGGGTGACTTCACGCCGAGCCCGGGCCGGCTGCCCACGCTGGACGCCGACCAGGCCGCGGAGCTGGCCAGGACCGGCCTGCTGCTGGATGCCCGGGCGGGCGAGCGCTACCGGGGCGAGGTGGAGCCGCTCGACCCGCGGGCCGGGCACATCCCGGGCGCGGTCAGCGCGCCGACCTTCGAGAACAACGCCGCCGACGGGCGGTTCAAGCCCGCCGCCGAGCTGGTGGAGCGATTCCGCGCGCTCGGCGTCGAAGAGCAGGAGGCCGGCGGGCAGCAGGTCGGGGTGTACTGCGGCTCGGGGGTGACGGCGGCGCACCAGGCGCTCGCGCTCGCCGTCGCGGGGCACCGGGCGGCGCTCTACCCGGGCTCGTGGAGCGAGTGGTCGAACGACCCGCACCGCCCGGTGGCCACCGGGGCGGACCGGGGCTGA
- a CDS encoding VOC family protein: MTALKVRIAHGTPCWVSLLVHDRERAEAFYGPLLGWSFTPGPSEPGGYVRASLNGAKVAGIGVAPAHSALPTEWTTYFAVDNADQAAARVRECGGTVAVGPLSSGQAGRLAVAADLSGAFFGLWEAQEHLGWEVVGEPGAPVWNELVTKDEPLAAAFYGSVFGRAVVEADPSAVARGEEDATLQVEGHRVAGIKQTTDLRDGPPRWRIYFAVEDVDLTVRRCLELGGALLVAAHDTPYGRVARLADPEGGRFSVVRLP, encoded by the coding sequence ATGACGGCGCTGAAGGTCAGGATCGCCCACGGCACGCCCTGCTGGGTGAGCCTGTTGGTCCACGATCGGGAGCGGGCCGAGGCGTTCTACGGTCCGCTGCTGGGCTGGAGCTTCACCCCGGGCCCCAGCGAGCCGGGCGGCTACGTGCGCGCCAGCCTGAACGGGGCCAAGGTGGCCGGGATCGGGGTGGCACCCGCCCACTCGGCCCTGCCCACCGAGTGGACCACCTACTTCGCGGTGGACAACGCCGACCAGGCCGCGGCGCGGGTGCGCGAGTGCGGCGGCACGGTGGCGGTCGGCCCGCTGAGTTCGGGGCAGGCCGGGCGGCTGGCCGTGGCGGCCGACCTCTCGGGTGCCTTCTTCGGCCTGTGGGAGGCACAGGAGCACCTGGGCTGGGAGGTGGTCGGCGAGCCGGGCGCGCCCGTCTGGAACGAGCTGGTCACCAAGGACGAGCCGCTGGCCGCCGCCTTCTACGGCTCGGTCTTCGGCCGCGCGGTGGTCGAGGCGGACCCCTCGGCGGTGGCCCGCGGCGAGGAGGACGCCACCCTGCAGGTGGAGGGCCACCGGGTGGCGGGGATCAAGCAGACCACCGACCTGCGCGACGGTCCGCCGCGCTGGCGGATCTACTTCGCCGTCGAGGACGTCGACCTGACGGTGCGCCGGTGCCTGGAGCTGGGCGGTGCACTGCTGGTGGCCGCGCACGACACCCCGTACGGACGGGTGGCCAGGCTGGCCGACCCGGAGGGCGGGCGGTTCTCGGTGGTCAGGCTGCCCTGA